In Streptomyces violaceusniger Tu 4113, one DNA window encodes the following:
- a CDS encoding GNAT family N-acetyltransferase codes for MPLRFELDPEATPELLDSVCALWADVSNAGGAVGFVPPVAKDDIRPDLLKHLAAMTEGRTRLLIGRDEDGAVAATAFFTFNAHRLMRHWCWLYTVMVHPSHQGKGHGRALMAAAEDAARDMDGIRGIRLTCRGGTGADRFYEACGYKEVGRAPGAIRVADDDFRDDVTMWLPLN; via the coding sequence ATGCCCCTGCGTTTTGAACTCGATCCCGAGGCCACCCCCGAGCTGCTCGACTCCGTCTGCGCCCTCTGGGCCGACGTCTCGAACGCGGGCGGCGCCGTCGGCTTCGTACCGCCCGTGGCCAAGGACGACATACGCCCCGATCTGCTCAAGCACCTCGCCGCGATGACGGAGGGCCGGACCCGCCTGCTCATCGGCCGCGACGAGGACGGCGCCGTGGCCGCCACCGCCTTCTTCACCTTCAACGCCCACCGGCTGATGCGCCACTGGTGCTGGCTCTACACCGTGATGGTGCACCCCTCCCACCAGGGCAAGGGACACGGCCGCGCCCTTATGGCCGCCGCCGAGGACGCCGCGCGCGATATGGACGGCATCCGGGGGATACGGCTCACCTGCCGCGGCGGCACCGGGGCGGACCGCTTCTACGAGGCGTGCGGCTACAAGGAGGTCGGCCGGGCGCCCGGCGCGATCAGGGTCGCGGACGACGATTTCCGGGACGATGTCACCATGTGGCTGCCGCTGAATTGA
- a CDS encoding menaquinone biosynthesis decarboxylase yields MAYDDLRSFLRALDKEGDLKRVKAEVDPYLEVGEIVDRVNKAGGPALLFENVKGSAMPLAMNVFGTDRRLLKALGLRSYDEISEKIGGLVKPELPQGFGGMREAFGKLGSMAHVPPKKVKDAPVQEVVLTGEDVDLDQLPALFTWPEDGGSFFNLGLTHTKHPETGVRNLGLYRLQRHDRRTIGMHWQIHKDSRNHYQVAARRGEKLPVAIAFGAPPAVTYASTAPLPGDIDEYLFAGFVQGRRVEMVDCKTVPLQVPAAAEVVIEGWLEPGKMLPEGPFGDHTGFYTPQEPFPALTIDCVTMRRRPLLQSIVVGRPPTEDGPLGRATERFFLPLLKIIIPDIVDYHLPESGGFHNCAIVSIDKKYPKHAQKVMHAIWGAHMMSLTKLIVVVDADCDVHDLHEVSWRALGNTDYGRDLTVVDGPVDHLDHASYQQFWGGKAGIDATAKWPEEGYTRDGGWPRMVMSDPEIADRVTKRWKEYGL; encoded by the coding sequence ATGGCTTATGACGATCTTCGTTCCTTTCTGCGGGCGCTCGACAAGGAAGGCGACCTCAAGAGGGTCAAGGCCGAAGTCGATCCGTACCTGGAGGTCGGGGAGATCGTCGACCGGGTCAACAAGGCGGGCGGCCCCGCGCTGCTCTTCGAGAACGTCAAGGGCTCGGCGATGCCGTTGGCCATGAATGTCTTCGGCACCGACCGCCGCCTCCTCAAGGCCCTCGGACTCCGCTCGTACGACGAGATCAGCGAGAAGATCGGCGGGCTGGTCAAACCCGAGCTGCCGCAGGGATTCGGCGGCATGCGCGAGGCGTTCGGGAAGCTGGGCTCGATGGCCCATGTGCCGCCGAAGAAGGTGAAGGACGCGCCCGTCCAGGAGGTGGTCCTCACCGGCGAGGACGTCGATCTGGACCAGCTTCCGGCGCTGTTCACCTGGCCCGAGGACGGCGGGTCGTTCTTCAACCTCGGCCTCACCCACACCAAGCACCCCGAGACCGGGGTGCGCAACCTCGGCCTCTACCGCCTCCAGCGCCATGACCGCCGCACCATCGGCATGCACTGGCAGATCCACAAGGACAGCCGCAACCACTACCAAGTGGCCGCCCGGCGCGGGGAGAAGCTCCCGGTGGCGATCGCCTTCGGCGCGCCGCCCGCCGTGACCTACGCCTCGACCGCGCCGCTGCCCGGCGACATCGACGAGTACCTCTTCGCGGGGTTCGTCCAGGGCCGGCGGGTCGAGATGGTCGACTGCAAGACGGTGCCGCTCCAGGTCCCGGCGGCGGCCGAGGTCGTCATCGAGGGCTGGCTGGAGCCCGGGAAGATGCTGCCCGAGGGCCCGTTCGGCGACCATACGGGCTTCTACACGCCCCAGGAGCCGTTCCCGGCCCTGACGATCGACTGTGTGACGATGCGGCGGCGGCCGCTGCTCCAGTCGATCGTGGTGGGCCGTCCGCCGACCGAGGACGGACCGCTGGGGCGGGCGACCGAGCGGTTCTTCCTCCCGCTGCTCAAGATCATCATCCCGGACATCGTGGACTACCACCTCCCCGAGTCCGGCGGATTCCACAACTGCGCGATCGTCTCGATCGACAAGAAGTACCCCAAGCACGCGCAGAAGGTGATGCACGCCATCTGGGGTGCCCACATGATGTCGCTCACCAAGCTGATCGTCGTGGTCGACGCCGACTGCGATGTACACGATCTGCACGAGGTCTCCTGGCGCGCTCTCGGGAACACCGACTACGGCCGCGATCTGACCGTGGTCGATGGCCCCGTCGACCACCTCGACCACGCCTCGTACCAGCAGTTCTGGGGCGGCAAGGCGGGCATCGACGCCACCGCGAAATGGCCCGAGGAGGGCTATACGCGCGACGGCGGATGGCCGCGCATGGTCATGTCCGACCCGGAGATCGCCGATCGGGTGACAAAGCGATGGAAGGAGTACGGGCTGTGA
- a CDS encoding UdgX family uracil-DNA binding protein (This protein belongs to the uracil DNA glycosylase superfamily, members of which act in excision repair of DNA. However, it belongs more specifically to UdgX branch, whose founding member was found to bind uracil in DNA (where it does not belong), without cleaving it, appears to promote DNA repair by a pathway involving RecA, rather than base excision.): protein MAGTKSPEDAYTAAPFVPDGADLGALREAAAGCRGCPLHRDATQTVFGAGDPDARAMLVGEQPGDQEDRQGKPFVGPAGKVLDRALDEAGIDPDETYITNAVKHFKFTYVPERGKRRIHKPPSLRELAACGPWLAAEVELIGPEVIVALGATAGKALLGSSFRVTQQRGTRLEGDASGPARGALIVPTIHPSAVLRADDREAAYEGLVADLRVAAEALG from the coding sequence ATGGCCGGTACGAAGAGCCCCGAGGACGCGTACACCGCCGCCCCCTTCGTCCCGGACGGCGCCGACCTCGGCGCGCTCCGGGAGGCGGCGGCCGGCTGCCGCGGCTGCCCGCTGCACCGCGATGCCACCCAGACGGTCTTCGGCGCCGGTGACCCGGACGCCCGGGCCATGCTCGTCGGCGAGCAGCCTGGCGACCAGGAGGACCGGCAGGGCAAGCCCTTCGTGGGCCCGGCCGGCAAGGTCCTCGACCGGGCCCTGGACGAGGCCGGGATCGACCCGGACGAGACGTACATCACCAACGCCGTCAAGCACTTCAAGTTCACCTACGTCCCCGAGCGCGGCAAGCGGCGCATCCACAAGCCGCCCAGCCTGCGCGAGCTCGCCGCCTGCGGGCCCTGGCTGGCGGCCGAGGTGGAGCTGATCGGGCCCGAGGTGATCGTGGCGCTCGGCGCCACGGCCGGGAAGGCGCTGCTCGGCTCGTCGTTCCGGGTGACCCAACAGCGCGGGACGCGGCTGGAGGGCGATGCGTCGGGACCGGCGCGCGGCGCCCTGATCGTCCCCACGATCCACCCCTCCGCGGTGCTGCGGGCCGATGACCGGGAGGCGGCGTACGAGGGGCTGGTGGCGGATCTGAGGGTCGCGGCGGAGGCACTCGGCTGA
- a CDS encoding cytochrome c biogenesis protein ResB — MSTTDTDTAAGQEAPPESGATAEERELGAAESQLSTAPVEEINIPSLGPLGWARWFWRQLTSMRVALLLLLLLSLGTIPGSLVPQTSIDQLKVQDFQERHPTLTPIYEKLQLFHVYSSVWFSAIYLLLFISLIGCIVPRTWQFIGQLRGRPPAAPRRLTRLPAYTTWRSEAEPEQVLEAARKIMKRRRFRIHGSGDAMAAEKGYLREVGNLLFHIALIVLLVSFAAGQLWKTEGSTLITEGGGFSNSVTQYDDIKSGQLFDNADLAPFGFQLDRFTATYERSGPQMRTPRTFRADVSYWDGADGATRKTSIKVNEPLEISGYKVYLLNHGYSPVVTIRDGKGNVVHQGPAVGLPIDGANLTESMVIKVPDYRDKDGKKDQIGFQGQFLPTWVRSQGMFSVFPALDNPTLVLTAYHGSLGVDGGTPQSVYQLDKSRMKQFMEPDGKTKFARALKVGDTMKLPNGGGTLSFDGVKEWASFQISHKPGDQGALIGAVAALVGLAGSLFIQRRRVWVRAVRGDDGTTVVEMAGLGRSEYAKLPEELADLAVRLQTDAPPAPEAEPDPEPGRDSTEEPGKDSTKDAGKDSTKEPTKDSASESASDTADPADPAEGARA; from the coding sequence GCCCGAGAGCGGCGCGACCGCCGAGGAGCGCGAGCTCGGCGCCGCGGAGTCGCAGCTCTCCACCGCCCCGGTCGAGGAGATCAACATCCCCTCGCTGGGGCCGCTCGGCTGGGCTCGGTGGTTCTGGCGGCAGCTCACCTCGATGCGGGTGGCGCTGCTGCTGCTCCTGCTGCTCTCCCTCGGCACGATCCCCGGCTCGCTGGTCCCGCAGACCAGCATCGACCAGCTCAAGGTGCAGGACTTCCAGGAGCGGCACCCGACGCTCACGCCGATCTACGAGAAGCTGCAGCTCTTCCACGTCTACAGCTCGGTGTGGTTCTCGGCGATCTATCTCCTGCTGTTCATCTCCCTCATCGGCTGCATCGTGCCGCGCACCTGGCAGTTCATCGGCCAGTTGCGCGGCCGCCCGCCGGCCGCGCCCCGCCGGCTGACCCGGCTTCCCGCGTACACCACCTGGCGCAGTGAGGCCGAGCCGGAGCAGGTGCTCGAGGCCGCCCGGAAGATCATGAAGCGGCGCCGCTTCCGCATCCATGGCTCGGGGGACGCGATGGCCGCGGAGAAGGGCTATCTGCGCGAGGTGGGCAATCTGCTCTTCCATATCGCGCTGATCGTGCTGCTGGTCTCCTTCGCCGCCGGGCAGTTGTGGAAGACCGAGGGCAGCACCCTGATCACCGAGGGCGGCGGCTTCTCCAACAGCGTCACCCAGTACGACGACATCAAGTCGGGGCAGCTCTTCGACAACGCCGATCTCGCCCCCTTCGGCTTCCAGCTCGACCGCTTCACCGCGACCTATGAACGCAGCGGTCCGCAGATGCGCACCCCGCGCACCTTCCGCGCCGATGTGTCCTACTGGGACGGCGCGGACGGTGCCACCCGTAAGACCTCCATCAAGGTGAACGAGCCGCTGGAGATCTCGGGCTACAAGGTCTACCTGCTGAACCACGGCTACTCGCCGGTCGTCACCATCCGGGACGGCAAGGGCAATGTGGTGCACCAGGGCCCGGCGGTCGGGCTGCCGATCGACGGGGCCAACCTCACCGAGAGCATGGTCATCAAGGTCCCGGACTACCGGGACAAGGACGGCAAGAAGGACCAGATCGGCTTCCAGGGGCAGTTCCTGCCGACCTGGGTGCGCAGCCAGGGCATGTTCTCCGTCTTCCCGGCGCTGGACAACCCGACGCTGGTCCTGACCGCCTACCACGGCAGCCTCGGCGTCGACGGCGGCACTCCGCAGAGCGTGTACCAGCTGGACAAGTCGCGGATGAAGCAGTTCATGGAGCCCGACGGCAAGACCAAGTTCGCCCGGGCGCTCAAGGTCGGCGACACCATGAAGCTGCCGAACGGCGGCGGAACGCTGTCGTTCGACGGCGTCAAGGAATGGGCCAGCTTCCAGATCTCGCACAAGCCGGGTGACCAGGGCGCCCTCATCGGCGCCGTCGCCGCCCTGGTGGGCCTGGCCGGCTCCCTGTTCATCCAGCGCCGCCGGGTGTGGGTGCGCGCGGTGAGGGGCGACGACGGCACCACCGTGGTCGAGATGGCGGGGCTCGGCCGCAGTGAGTACGCCAAGCTCCCCGAAGAACTCGCCGATCTGGCCGTCCGTCTGCAGACGGACGCACCTCCGGCCCCGGAAGCGGAACCCGATCCGGAGCCCGGCCGAGACTCCACCGAGGAGCCCGGTAAGGACTCCACCAAGGACGCCGGTAAGGACTCCACCAAGGAGCCCACCAAGGACTCCGCCTCGGAATCCGCATCCGACACCGCAGATCCCGCAGATCCTGCCGAAGGAGCGCGCGCGTGA
- a CDS encoding Lrp/AsnC family transcriptional regulator, producing MDAVDRQLIQALRENGRASYAELGRLVGLSGPSVTDRINRLEAAGVITGYRATVDAASLGLGVTALIGIQLSDATDHEEVAHRMRELAEIEDCWFIAGDDSYMLKVRASDVDGLERTIRRLSGTKGVSRTRTTIVLSTKWENRVGELPEDIEA from the coding sequence ATGGACGCGGTGGACAGGCAGCTCATCCAGGCCCTGCGGGAGAACGGCCGGGCCTCGTACGCGGAGCTGGGCAGGCTGGTCGGCCTCTCCGGGCCCAGCGTCACGGACCGGATCAACCGCCTGGAGGCCGCCGGGGTGATCACCGGCTATCGCGCGACCGTCGACGCCGCCTCCCTCGGGCTCGGCGTCACCGCCCTGATCGGCATCCAGCTCTCGGACGCCACCGACCACGAGGAGGTGGCCCACCGGATGCGCGAGCTCGCCGAGATCGAGGACTGCTGGTTCATCGCGGGCGACGACTCCTACATGCTCAAGGTGCGCGCCTCCGACGTGGACGGCCTGGAGCGGACCATCCGCCGGCTCTCCGGCACCAAGGGCGTCTCCCGCACCCGGACCACGATCGTCCTCTCCACCAAGTGGGAGAACCGGGTCGGCGAGCTTCCCGAGGACATCGAGGCGTAG
- the mqnE gene encoding aminofutalosine synthase MqnE produces the protein MTGTTHDAGFKRELEEKVRAGERLSREDGIALYESDDLAWLGGLAHEVRTRKNGDVVHFNVNRHLNMTNVCTASCAYCSFQRKPGEKDAYTMRIEEAVRLAKAMENDNLTELHIVNGLHPTLPWRYYPRSLKALKEALPQVSLKAFTATEIHHFEKISGMPASEILDELIDAGLESLTGGGAEIFDWEIRQHIVDHETHWEDWSRIHRLAHEKGLKTPCTMLYGHIEEPRHRVDHVLRLRELQDETGGFQVFIPLRYQHDFVDMKDGKIRNRLQARTTMATGAEALKTFAVSRLLFDNVPHVKVFWVMHGVQTAQLALNHGADDMDGSVVEYKITHDADSYGTPNKLTRDDLLELIRDAGFRPVERNTRYEIIREFEGPDAARRESPQPMRV, from the coding sequence GTGACGGGGACCACACACGACGCGGGTTTCAAGCGGGAGTTGGAAGAGAAGGTCCGCGCGGGCGAGCGGCTCTCGAGGGAGGACGGCATCGCCCTCTACGAGTCCGACGACCTGGCCTGGCTGGGCGGTCTCGCCCATGAGGTGCGCACCCGTAAGAACGGCGACGTGGTGCACTTCAACGTCAACCGCCACCTCAACATGACGAACGTGTGCACCGCGTCCTGTGCGTACTGCTCCTTCCAGCGCAAGCCCGGCGAGAAGGACGCCTACACGATGCGCATCGAGGAGGCCGTCCGCCTCGCCAAGGCGATGGAGAACGACAACCTCACCGAGCTCCACATCGTCAACGGCCTGCACCCGACCCTTCCCTGGCGCTACTACCCGCGGTCGCTCAAGGCGCTCAAGGAGGCCCTGCCGCAGGTCTCGCTCAAGGCGTTCACCGCCACCGAGATCCACCACTTCGAGAAGATCTCCGGCATGCCCGCCTCGGAGATCCTCGACGAGCTGATCGACGCCGGACTGGAGTCGCTCACCGGCGGCGGCGCCGAGATCTTCGACTGGGAGATCCGGCAGCACATCGTCGACCACGAAACCCACTGGGAGGACTGGTCGCGGATCCACCGGCTCGCGCACGAGAAGGGGCTCAAGACCCCCTGCACGATGCTCTACGGGCATATCGAGGAGCCCCGCCACCGGGTGGACCACGTGCTGCGCCTGCGTGAACTCCAGGACGAGACCGGCGGCTTCCAGGTCTTCATCCCGCTGCGCTACCAGCACGACTTCGTGGACATGAAGGACGGCAAGATCCGCAACCGTCTTCAGGCCCGCACCACCATGGCGACCGGCGCCGAGGCGCTGAAGACCTTCGCGGTCTCGCGGCTGCTGTTCGACAACGTGCCGCACGTCAAGGTCTTCTGGGTGATGCACGGCGTGCAGACCGCACAGCTCGCGCTCAACCACGGCGCGGACGACATGGACGGCTCGGTCGTCGAGTACAAGATCACTCACGACGCCGACTCCTACGGGACGCCCAACAAGCTCACCCGTGACGACCTGCTCGAGCTGATCCGGGACGCCGGCTTCCGGCCGGTGGAGCGGAACACCCGCTACGAGATCATCCGCGAGTTCGAGGGCCCGGACGCGGCCCGCCGCGAGTCCCCGCAGCCGATGCGGGTGTGA
- a CDS encoding DUF4229 domain-containing protein: MFRYTLMRLGIFVGSFLAIWGLVYVRVLPSGLGSSNLFWVALLALVVSAPLSWVTLRRQRDAVAVQVAEKVDRAKERLAANQSQEDGV; this comes from the coding sequence ATGTTCCGCTACACCCTCATGCGCTTGGGAATCTTCGTCGGCTCGTTCCTGGCGATCTGGGGCCTGGTCTACGTCCGGGTGCTGCCCTCCGGCCTCGGCAGCTCCAACCTCTTCTGGGTGGCGCTGCTCGCGCTGGTCGTCTCCGCGCCGCTCAGTTGGGTGACGCTGCGCAGGCAGCGGGACGCCGTGGCCGTCCAGGTCGCCGAGAAGGTGGACCGCGCCAAGGAGCGGCTGGCGGCGAACCAGAGCCAGGAGGACGGCGTCTGA
- the ccsB gene encoding c-type cytochrome biogenesis protein CcsB, whose product MNLAAEVNENLAHYSNVLIYSAMAVYTLAFLAHIAEWVFGSRSAVGRTAAAITADAASAQRAKVTVRVGGQSGGTAVLERPKIVTRSAAGSRDVPDGPGAAGGTEQGDVYGRIAVGLTVLAFLFHAVGVFFRALSVQRAPWGNMYEFSTTFAMVAVATYLVLLALKKNVRWIGLPLVTTVLLDLGLAVSVLYTDSDQLVPALHSYWLWIHVSCAIVSGASLYIGAVSTLLYLFRDRYEAQLENPEGKQYGRFAKSVLERVPSAASLDKFAYRINATIFPLWTFTIIAGAIWAEAAWGRYWGWDPKEVWSFITWVAYACYLHARATAGWKGRKAAYLALIAFGCYLFNYYGVNIFITGKHSYAGV is encoded by the coding sequence GTGAACCTCGCCGCCGAAGTCAACGAGAACCTGGCTCATTACAGCAACGTGCTGATCTACTCGGCGATGGCGGTCTACACGCTCGCCTTCCTCGCGCATATCGCCGAGTGGGTGTTCGGCAGCCGCAGCGCCGTCGGCCGCACCGCCGCCGCGATCACCGCCGACGCCGCGTCCGCCCAGCGCGCCAAGGTGACCGTGCGGGTCGGCGGCCAGAGCGGTGGCACCGCCGTGCTGGAGCGACCGAAGATCGTCACCCGCTCCGCGGCGGGCAGCCGCGATGTGCCGGACGGGCCGGGCGCCGCGGGCGGCACCGAACAGGGCGATGTGTACGGCCGGATCGCGGTGGGCCTGACCGTACTGGCCTTCCTCTTTCATGCGGTGGGCGTCTTCTTCCGCGCGCTGTCGGTGCAGCGGGCGCCGTGGGGCAACATGTACGAGTTCTCCACGACCTTCGCCATGGTCGCGGTCGCCACGTACCTCGTGCTGCTGGCGTTGAAGAAGAATGTGCGCTGGATCGGGCTGCCCCTCGTCACCACGGTCCTCCTCGACCTCGGTCTCGCCGTCTCTGTCTTGTACACCGACAGCGACCAGTTGGTTCCGGCCCTGCACTCGTACTGGCTGTGGATCCACGTGAGCTGCGCGATCGTCTCCGGCGCCTCGCTCTACATCGGGGCCGTCTCCACGCTGCTGTACCTCTTCCGCGACCGCTACGAGGCCCAGTTGGAGAACCCGGAGGGCAAGCAGTACGGCCGGTTCGCCAAGTCCGTTCTGGAGCGGGTGCCCTCGGCGGCGTCGCTGGACAAGTTCGCGTACCGCATCAACGCCACGATCTTCCCGCTGTGGACCTTCACGATCATCGCGGGCGCGATCTGGGCCGAGGCGGCCTGGGGCCGCTACTGGGGCTGGGACCCCAAGGAGGTCTGGTCCTTCATCACCTGGGTCGCCTACGCCTGTTACCTGCACGCCCGCGCCACCGCCGGCTGGAAGGGCCGCAAGGCCGCCTACCTCGCGCTGATCGCCTTCGGCTGCTACCTGTTCAACTACTACGGCGTCAACATCTTCATCACCGGCAAGCACTCCTACGCCGGGGTCTGA
- the mqnP gene encoding menaquinone biosynthesis prenyltransferase MqnP: MSADSATSDLFGPEPAPPGRVRAFLRLVMIEHSVFALPFAYTAALTAMQLWDGTVHWTRLLLITVAMVGMRTFAMACNRIIDREIDARNPRTAGRELVTGAVSVRTAWTGALIALAVFLGAAALLGPLCLALAPFAVVPMVVYPYGKRFTDYPHAILGLAQAIGPVGAWIGVTGEWSWDAVILGLAIGIWIGGFDLIYACQDVAADRAHGVRSVPARFGIAGALYGARVCHVVTTALLVWYALATDAGAFFWVGLVIVAVAFGYEHTIVRPGDLSRLNRAFFTVNGFIGIALFVCALLDLMVRGLGL; the protein is encoded by the coding sequence GTGAGCGCCGATTCCGCAACCTCTGATCTCTTCGGCCCCGAACCGGCGCCGCCCGGCCGGGTCCGCGCCTTTCTGCGGCTGGTGATGATCGAGCACTCGGTCTTCGCGCTGCCCTTCGCCTACACCGCCGCGCTGACCGCGATGCAACTGTGGGACGGCACCGTCCACTGGACGCGGCTCCTGCTGATCACGGTCGCCATGGTGGGCATGCGCACCTTCGCGATGGCCTGCAACCGGATCATCGACCGCGAGATCGACGCCCGTAATCCGCGCACCGCCGGGCGTGAGCTGGTCACCGGCGCCGTGTCGGTGCGCACCGCCTGGACCGGCGCACTCATCGCGCTCGCCGTCTTCCTGGGCGCGGCGGCGCTGTTGGGCCCGCTCTGCCTGGCGCTGGCGCCGTTCGCGGTGGTGCCGATGGTGGTCTATCCGTACGGCAAGCGGTTCACCGACTATCCGCACGCCATCCTGGGGCTGGCCCAGGCCATCGGCCCGGTGGGCGCCTGGATCGGGGTCACCGGCGAGTGGTCGTGGGACGCGGTGATCCTCGGGCTCGCGATCGGCATCTGGATCGGCGGCTTCGACCTGATCTACGCCTGCCAGGACGTGGCGGCCGACCGGGCGCACGGGGTGCGGTCGGTACCGGCCCGCTTCGGCATCGCGGGCGCCCTGTACGGGGCGCGCGTCTGCCATGTGGTCACCACGGCCCTGCTGGTCTGGTACGCGCTGGCCACGGACGCCGGGGCGTTCTTCTGGGTGGGGCTGGTGATCGTCGCGGTGGCGTTCGGGTACGAGCACACCATCGTGCGGCCCGGCGATCTGTCCCGGCTGAACCGCGCCTTCTTCACGGTCAACGGCTTCATCGGGATCGCCCTCTTCGTCTGCGCGCTCCTGGACCTCATGGTGCGGGGCCTCGGCCTGTGA
- a CDS encoding UbiX family flavin prenyltransferase, which produces MSRRRPWVVGVSGASGTPYAASVLRALLAAGEAVDLVVSRASRLTLLDETGIGFRDAHWREDLRRWLARGADGRPDAFEVPAEVADVAHWAAGDLAAGPSSGSYPTKGMLIVPASTACVAGVALGLSKDLLQRAASVTLKERRKLVVAVRETPLSGQTLKALVSLDEAGAVVLPASPAFYAGATHIQDLVDFVAGRVLDAAGVPHKLYRRWEGELGGDRDRGMA; this is translated from the coding sequence GTGAGCCGGCGCCGTCCCTGGGTGGTCGGTGTGTCCGGCGCGTCCGGGACGCCGTACGCCGCCTCGGTGCTGCGCGCGCTGCTGGCGGCGGGGGAGGCCGTCGACCTCGTGGTCAGCAGGGCGTCACGGCTGACGCTGCTGGACGAGACGGGGATCGGCTTCCGCGACGCCCACTGGCGCGAGGATCTGCGCCGCTGGCTGGCGCGGGGCGCGGACGGCAGACCCGACGCCTTCGAGGTGCCCGCCGAGGTCGCGGACGTGGCCCACTGGGCGGCCGGGGACCTCGCGGCCGGGCCGTCCTCCGGCTCGTACCCGACCAAGGGGATGCTGATCGTCCCGGCGAGCACCGCGTGTGTGGCCGGAGTGGCGCTCGGGCTGTCGAAGGATCTGCTCCAGCGGGCCGCGAGCGTCACGCTCAAGGAACGGCGCAAGCTCGTGGTGGCGGTGCGCGAGACGCCGCTGAGCGGGCAGACCCTCAAGGCCCTGGTGTCGCTGGACGAGGCGGGCGCGGTGGTGCTGCCCGCCTCGCCGGCGTTCTACGCGGGGGCGACGCATATCCAGGATCTGGTGGACTTCGTCGCGGGGCGGGTGCTGGACGCGGCGGGGGTGCCGCACAAGCTGTACCGCCGGTGGGAGGGGGAGCTCGGTGGAGACCGGGACCGGGGAATGGCCTAG
- a CDS encoding PLD nuclease N-terminal domain-containing protein — MLRVLMILVPLALSIYAFIDCITTDEQDIRYIPKPIWAILVLLFPIVGSISWLIAGRKRAVAGGGGRGAARGAGNGGGWVAPDDNPEFLKSLNDTSRKDDGNAAPADTPGDQEESDEERLKDWEADLRRREEELRRKGEGPGPGSGSGSGPEDSPPPAAS, encoded by the coding sequence ATGCTACGGGTGCTGATGATCCTGGTGCCGCTGGCACTGAGCATCTACGCGTTCATCGACTGCATCACCACCGACGAACAGGACATCCGCTATATCCCCAAGCCCATCTGGGCGATCCTCGTCCTGCTGTTCCCCATCGTGGGCTCCATCTCCTGGCTGATCGCGGGCCGTAAGCGCGCCGTCGCCGGAGGCGGCGGGCGGGGCGCTGCCCGCGGCGCGGGCAACGGGGGCGGGTGGGTCGCGCCGGACGACAATCCCGAGTTCCTCAAGTCCCTGAACGACACGAGCCGTAAGGACGACGGGAACGCCGCACCGGCCGACACGCCCGGCGACCAGGAGGAGAGCGACGAGGAGCGCCTGAAGGACTGGGAGGCCGACCTCCGCCGCCGCGAGGAGGAGCTGCGCCGCAAGGGCGAAGGGCCCGGCCCCGGTTCCGGTTCCGGCTCCGGTCCCGAGGACTCACCGCCGCCGGCCGCGTCCTGA